A genomic window from Caldanaerovirga acetigignens includes:
- a CDS encoding AAA family ATPase — translation MLLPSGIDDFKDIIEGNYYYIDKTGLIGDLLRDGANVILITRPRRFGKSLNFSMIKYFFSNERDYSYLFRGLKIEKDPLALEYMNKYPVIHITFKDAKVNTWEDNLSIISEVLRNAYKEHIYLLKSEKIFDFDKEYIQAVLRKELKESEIRYALSRLTEYLEAHFGKKVILLIDEYDVPIESGYVNGYYEQVVDFMRGMLTAALKGNPSLFKGLLTGVYRVAKEDIFSGLNNLVVYTILDDFYSNYFGFTEEEVKKMLSDFNMEDRYEEIKEWYDGYFFGGAKSIYNPWSVINYISMKQPQAFWVNTSSNDLIRNLITESGTGVKEQISRLIAGEDIKKDIKISTALRDITYDKEAVWGLFLFSGYLTAKEKQIRGLKAHCTLAIPNKELRELYIDIFETWLKGMELEPNGTERLFEYLFEKNSEAFEREFNEILLKVSSYHTFADEAEKVYQAFVLGMLSVLGERYEVKSERESGFGRYDVVIIDRKVPRAIIMEFKVSEGDPAKDAQKALEQIESKKYEADLRDRGIENIVKAGIAFKGKSCSCRIA, via the coding sequence TTGCTTTTACCATCAGGAATAGATGATTTTAAGGATATCATTGAAGGAAACTACTACTATATCGATAAAACAGGGCTTATAGGGGATCTTTTGCGCGACGGCGCAAATGTCATACTAATCACCCGCCCCAGAAGGTTCGGAAAAAGTCTCAACTTTTCCATGATCAAATACTTCTTCTCAAATGAAAGAGATTACTCATACCTTTTCAGAGGACTTAAAATAGAAAAGGACCCCCTCGCTTTGGAATACATGAATAAATACCCGGTTATACATATAACATTCAAAGATGCAAAGGTAAATACCTGGGAGGACAACCTGTCAATCATCTCCGAAGTATTAAGAAATGCATACAAAGAACACATCTATCTCCTAAAAAGCGAAAAGATATTTGACTTTGACAAGGAATACATACAGGCAGTCTTAAGAAAAGAATTGAAAGAGAGCGAGATAAGGTATGCCCTTTCGCGATTAACGGAATATCTCGAAGCCCACTTTGGAAAAAAAGTAATCCTTCTCATAGACGAATACGATGTGCCTATAGAGAGCGGATATGTAAACGGATACTACGAACAGGTCGTGGACTTCATGAGAGGCATGCTCACCGCAGCCCTCAAAGGAAATCCCTCCCTCTTCAAAGGACTTCTGACCGGAGTATACAGAGTTGCAAAAGAAGATATATTTTCGGGTCTCAACAACCTGGTGGTTTACACCATCCTAGACGACTTTTACTCCAATTACTTCGGCTTCACCGAGGAAGAAGTAAAGAAGATGCTCTCCGACTTTAATATGGAGGATAGATACGAAGAAATAAAGGAATGGTATGACGGCTACTTTTTTGGAGGCGCAAAGAGCATATACAACCCCTGGAGCGTCATAAATTATATCTCGATGAAGCAACCTCAAGCTTTCTGGGTAAATACATCAAGCAACGACCTGATAAGAAACCTGATAACAGAAAGCGGCACCGGTGTAAAGGAACAGATTTCAAGGCTCATTGCCGGAGAGGACATAAAAAAGGACATAAAAATCTCCACCGCACTTAGAGATATAACTTATGATAAAGAAGCCGTATGGGGCTTATTTCTCTTTTCGGGATACCTCACGGCAAAAGAAAAACAAATACGGGGATTGAAGGCTCACTGCACCCTTGCCATACCCAATAAGGAGCTGAGAGAACTCTACATCGACATATTCGAAACATGGTTAAAGGGCATGGAACTTGAGCCGAACGGAACGGAAAGGCTCTTTGAATATCTTTTCGAAAAAAATAGCGAAGCCTTCGAAAGGGAATTCAACGAAATTCTCCTCAAGGTTTCGAGCTATCACACTTTCGCAGATGAAGCTGAAAAAGTGTATCAGGCCTTTGTCCTTGGGATGCTCAGCGTGCTAGGCGAGCGCTACGAAGTAAAGTCCGAAAGAGAAAGCGGTTTTGGCAGGTATGATGTGGTAATAATCGATAGAAAAGTTCCGAGGGCGATAATAATGGAATTTAAGGTATCGGAAGGCGACCCTGCAAAAGACGCGCAAAAGGCCTTAGAGCAGATAGAAAGCAAAAAATACGAGGCGGATTTGAGGGACAGGGGAATAGAAAACATCGTGAAGGCAGGAATAGCCTTCAAAGGAAAAAGCTGCTCGTGCAGGATAGCATGA